The Microbacterium sp. KUDC0406 genome includes a window with the following:
- a CDS encoding sensor histidine kinase, with protein MSRRPLTLQARLMAAVIGFVSLILAIVAIITSVTLGITLQNQLDAQLRAVAATTASWTTQAMRTNPADVDVRTVLDGRRVQCNGMLVAVTAPGNTPSGAVIDTDCSVHALTDKQFQDVLASTSEPQPATATLSGLGSYRLVAQNTPGDAIVVTGLPRDEIQSTMTRLFTVIALATLGGLILLALTTAVTISVGLRPLRAVVATATRVASKQLDRGEVSITERVPEAEADPRTETGLVGAALNTLLDHVDTSLASRQHNEERMRRFVADASHELRTPLASIRGYSELSLRDKGLPENAHTALERIQAQSLRMTRLVEDLLLLARLDEGRELSHAPVDLTMLAVEELTDARPTATDHIWGLDVPEEPIMVDGDAGRLHQVVANLLANARTHTPAGTTITLSLTATADGAELRVHDDGPGIDPEVRDELFARFARGDVSRARQTGGTGLGLAIAKAIVEGHGGTIEVQSAPGDTTFLVRLPAKPHARAETGA; from the coding sequence GTGTCGCGCCGCCCGCTGACCCTGCAGGCGCGGCTGATGGCCGCCGTGATCGGCTTCGTATCGCTGATCCTCGCCATCGTCGCGATCATCACGAGCGTCACGCTGGGGATCACACTCCAGAATCAGCTGGACGCACAGCTCCGTGCCGTCGCCGCGACCACCGCGAGCTGGACGACGCAGGCGATGCGCACGAATCCTGCTGACGTCGACGTGCGCACCGTGCTGGACGGACGTCGTGTGCAGTGCAACGGGATGCTCGTGGCCGTGACAGCTCCGGGGAACACGCCCTCCGGTGCCGTGATCGATACCGACTGCTCAGTGCACGCCCTCACCGACAAGCAGTTCCAGGACGTCCTCGCCTCGACGAGCGAGCCGCAGCCCGCCACGGCCACACTGTCAGGACTCGGCTCCTATCGGCTGGTCGCGCAGAACACCCCGGGCGACGCGATCGTCGTCACCGGTCTCCCGCGCGACGAGATCCAGAGCACCATGACGCGCCTGTTCACCGTGATCGCCCTCGCCACCCTGGGCGGGCTGATCCTGCTCGCCCTGACGACCGCCGTGACGATCAGCGTCGGACTGCGGCCGCTCCGCGCCGTGGTCGCGACGGCGACCCGGGTCGCCAGCAAGCAGCTGGACCGGGGCGAGGTCTCGATCACCGAGCGCGTGCCCGAGGCCGAGGCCGACCCCCGCACGGAGACCGGCCTCGTCGGCGCCGCGCTGAACACCCTGCTGGACCACGTCGACACATCCCTCGCCTCCCGCCAGCACAACGAGGAGCGGATGCGGCGGTTCGTCGCCGACGCGAGCCATGAGCTCCGAACGCCACTGGCCTCGATCCGCGGCTACTCCGAGCTGTCGCTGCGCGACAAGGGCCTTCCGGAGAACGCGCACACCGCGCTCGAGCGCATCCAGGCGCAGTCGCTGCGGATGACGCGCCTGGTCGAGGATCTGCTGCTGCTGGCCCGTCTCGACGAGGGACGCGAGCTGAGCCACGCCCCGGTGGATCTCACGATGCTCGCAGTCGAAGAGCTGACGGATGCCCGGCCCACGGCGACCGACCACATCTGGGGACTGGACGTGCCCGAGGAGCCGATCATGGTCGACGGCGACGCCGGCCGCCTGCACCAGGTGGTCGCGAACCTGCTGGCCAACGCCCGCACGCACACTCCGGCCGGGACGACGATCACGCTGAGTCTCACGGCCACGGCGGACGGCGCCGAGCTGCGCGTGCACGACGACGGCCCCGGCATCGACCCGGAGGTGCGCGACGAGCTCTTCGCCAGGTTCGCCCGCGGCGACGTCTCCCGTGCCCGCCAGACCGGCGGGACCGGCCTCGGCCTCGCGATCGCCAAGGCCATCGTGGAGGGCCACGGCGGCACGATCGAGGTGCAGAGCGCTCCCGGCGACACGACCTTCCTCGTGCGCCTCCCCGCGAAACCGCACGCCCGCGCCGAGACGGGGGCGTAG
- a CDS encoding response regulator transcription factor, whose protein sequence is MSNEHPELRRPDGSPLRILAVDDEPMLTDLLAMALRMEGWEVRTAASGLEALQVARDFEPDALVLDVMMPDLDGMGVLRRLRESGNLVPVVFLTAKDAVEDRISGLTAGGDDYVTKPFSLEEVIARLRAVIRRAGQVRTDDEQAILRVADLSLNEDSHEVFRGDDEIELTATEFELLRYLMRNERRVLSKAQILDRVWSYDFGGKSSVVELYISYLRKKIDAGRTPLLHTVRGVGYMIKAPQ, encoded by the coding sequence ATGTCGAACGAACACCCCGAGCTGCGCCGCCCCGACGGATCCCCGCTGCGCATCCTGGCCGTCGATGACGAGCCGATGCTGACCGACCTGCTCGCGATGGCCCTGCGGATGGAGGGCTGGGAGGTGCGCACCGCGGCCAGCGGTCTGGAGGCGCTCCAGGTGGCCCGCGACTTCGAGCCGGATGCGCTCGTGCTCGACGTGATGATGCCCGACCTCGACGGCATGGGCGTGCTTCGCCGGCTGCGCGAATCGGGCAACCTCGTCCCCGTGGTGTTCCTGACCGCCAAGGACGCCGTGGAGGACCGCATCTCGGGCCTCACCGCCGGCGGCGACGACTACGTCACCAAGCCGTTCAGCCTGGAGGAGGTGATCGCGCGTCTGCGCGCCGTCATCCGTCGCGCCGGTCAGGTGCGCACCGATGACGAGCAGGCGATCCTGCGGGTCGCCGACCTCTCGCTCAACGAGGACAGCCACGAGGTGTTCCGTGGCGACGACGAGATCGAGCTGACCGCCACCGAGTTCGAGCTGCTCCGGTATCTGATGCGCAACGAGCGCCGGGTGCTGTCGAAGGCGCAGATCCTCGACCGGGTGTGGAGCTATGACTTCGGCGGCAAGTCGTCGGTGGTCGAGCTGTACATCTCGTACCTGCGCAAGAAGATCGACGCCGGCCGCACTCCCCTGCTGCACACCGTGCGCGGTGTCGGCTACATGATCAAGGCGCCGCAGTGA
- a CDS encoding FAD-binding oxidoreductase, whose product MTEQLIIRARSVDDVVEAVGRARREGLGITVVAGGHGPWSRNPDEGMRIELSAIAGIDIDGTTVRVGGGATWGAVAARLADHGLAISSGDTASVGVGGLTLGGGIGWMTRLWGLAVDQLVGAQVVTASGEVVETSATRHSGLFWGLRGGGGNFGVVTRFDFAAHPLPAIVHAEYSGDTDAAALLRATREALRDAPRELTVTYMDVPPMDPSAPAGARLIAVWAGAEEDALREVLAPIGALDGVETAITTPAYRDILMEMPQPDDPDQQPPGFIGGNGLFAELDDDLIARLIAFRADHPASVVFLRSLGGAFGEVPQESTAFPARDATWFVMAGGFDIPGLVDDGARAAIAADWSRIEAGRLAEYGNFADTERPEAVPGMFTGAAYERLRAVKAEWDPQNVFRRNHNIV is encoded by the coding sequence ATGACAGAACAGCTGATCATCAGAGCACGATCCGTCGACGACGTCGTCGAGGCGGTCGGCCGGGCTCGGAGGGAAGGACTGGGGATCACGGTCGTGGCAGGCGGGCACGGACCGTGGTCGCGCAACCCCGACGAGGGGATGCGCATCGAACTGTCGGCGATCGCCGGCATCGACATCGACGGCACGACCGTGCGCGTGGGCGGCGGCGCGACCTGGGGAGCGGTCGCCGCCCGTCTGGCCGACCACGGACTGGCGATCAGCTCCGGCGACACCGCATCCGTCGGGGTCGGCGGCCTCACACTGGGCGGCGGCATCGGATGGATGACGCGGCTCTGGGGGCTCGCCGTCGACCAGCTCGTCGGCGCGCAGGTGGTGACGGCGTCCGGCGAAGTGGTCGAGACCTCGGCGACGCGGCATTCGGGGCTGTTCTGGGGACTGCGCGGTGGTGGCGGCAACTTCGGCGTCGTCACGCGATTCGACTTCGCCGCGCATCCGCTGCCCGCGATCGTGCACGCCGAGTACTCCGGAGACACCGACGCCGCGGCGCTGCTCCGCGCGACGCGCGAGGCGCTGCGCGACGCGCCCCGCGAACTGACCGTGACCTACATGGACGTCCCGCCTATGGATCCGAGCGCACCGGCCGGTGCCCGGTTGATCGCGGTCTGGGCCGGAGCGGAGGAGGACGCGCTGCGTGAGGTGCTCGCACCCATCGGTGCCCTCGACGGCGTGGAGACGGCGATCACGACGCCGGCGTACCGCGACATCCTGATGGAGATGCCGCAGCCCGACGACCCCGATCAGCAGCCGCCCGGCTTCATCGGAGGGAACGGGCTGTTCGCCGAACTCGACGACGATCTGATTGCTCGCCTGATCGCGTTCCGCGCCGACCATCCGGCCTCCGTCGTGTTCCTGCGCTCGCTCGGAGGAGCCTTCGGCGAAGTGCCCCAGGAGAGCACGGCCTTCCCCGCGCGGGACGCGACGTGGTTCGTGATGGCCGGCGGATTCGACATCCCCGGCCTCGTCGACGACGGCGCGCGAGCGGCGATCGCCGCCGACTGGTCGCGCATCGAGGCCGGGCGTCTCGCGGAGTACGGGAACTTCGCCGACACCGAGCGCCCCGAGGCGGTGCCGGGAATGTTCACCGGCGCGGCTTACGAGCGGTTGCGTGCGGTGAAGGCGGAATGGGATCCGCAGAACGTGTTCCGGCGCAATCACAACATCGTCTGA
- the gndA gene encoding NADP-dependent phosphogluconate dehydrogenase: protein MSNAATEPEAAANIGVVGLAVMGSNLARNLASREGNTVAVLNRSRTKTDELVAAHPGAGFIPAFSYEEFAASLQTPRTAIIMVKAGGPTDAVIDELVRVFEPGDIIVDGGNAYFPDTIRREKAVHETGINYVGAGISGGEEGALLGPSIMPGGSDESWVTLGPILRSIAAVAEGEPCVTHIGHDGAGHFVKMVHNGIEYADMQLIAEAYDLIRRGTGKSPAEIAEIFAEWNGGELESYLIEITAEVLRQTDAATGQPLVDVIVDQAGAKGTGAWTVQTALALGTPVSGIAEATFARSLSSHPEQRAVAAALPGPDAVRQGPTYQGEDVDAFIEDVRLALYASKIVAYSQGFDEIRAGAAEYDWQIDLGAVSKIWRGGCIIRAQFLNRIADAYAQDPELPVLMAAPYFAEALTRGQAAWRRVVIAAATAGIPAPAFSSSLSYYDGIRADRLPAALVQGQRDFFGAHTYKRIDKPGTFHTLWSGDRTEIEAEDTH, encoded by the coding sequence GTGTCTAATGCCGCAACCGAGCCCGAAGCCGCAGCCAACATCGGAGTCGTCGGACTCGCCGTGATGGGCTCGAACCTGGCCCGCAACCTCGCCAGTCGTGAGGGCAACACGGTGGCGGTGCTGAACCGCTCCCGCACGAAGACGGACGAGCTCGTCGCCGCGCACCCCGGGGCCGGGTTCATCCCCGCGTTCTCGTACGAGGAGTTCGCCGCCAGCCTGCAGACACCGCGCACGGCCATCATCATGGTCAAGGCCGGCGGTCCGACCGACGCCGTCATCGACGAGCTGGTGCGGGTCTTCGAGCCGGGCGACATCATCGTCGACGGCGGCAACGCGTACTTCCCCGACACGATCCGTCGCGAGAAGGCGGTCCATGAGACGGGCATCAACTACGTCGGCGCCGGGATCTCCGGTGGCGAGGAGGGCGCGCTGCTCGGCCCGTCCATCATGCCGGGCGGGTCGGACGAGTCGTGGGTCACGCTGGGACCGATCCTGCGCTCCATCGCGGCGGTCGCCGAGGGCGAGCCGTGCGTCACCCACATCGGCCACGACGGCGCCGGTCACTTCGTGAAGATGGTGCACAACGGCATCGAGTACGCCGACATGCAGCTGATCGCCGAGGCCTACGATCTGATCCGCCGCGGCACGGGCAAGTCCCCCGCCGAGATCGCCGAGATCTTCGCGGAGTGGAACGGCGGCGAGCTGGAGTCGTATCTGATCGAGATCACCGCCGAGGTGCTCCGCCAGACCGACGCCGCCACCGGGCAGCCGCTCGTCGATGTCATCGTCGATCAGGCAGGGGCCAAGGGCACCGGCGCCTGGACAGTGCAGACCGCCCTCGCTCTGGGCACCCCGGTCTCCGGCATCGCCGAGGCCACGTTCGCCCGCTCGCTCTCGAGCCACCCCGAGCAGCGTGCCGTCGCTGCCGCTCTGCCCGGTCCCGACGCCGTTCGACAGGGACCCACCTACCAGGGCGAGGACGTCGACGCGTTCATCGAGGACGTGCGGCTGGCACTGTACGCGTCGAAGATCGTCGCCTACTCGCAGGGCTTCGACGAGATCCGTGCCGGCGCCGCCGAGTACGACTGGCAGATCGACCTCGGCGCCGTGTCGAAGATCTGGCGCGGCGGATGCATCATCCGCGCCCAGTTCCTGAACCGCATCGCCGACGCCTACGCCCAGGACCCGGAGCTGCCGGTGCTGATGGCCGCACCGTACTTCGCCGAGGCGCTGACCCGCGGCCAGGCGGCCTGGCGCCGCGTCGTCATCGCCGCGGCCACCGCCGGCATCCCGGCCCCGGCGTTCTCGTCGTCGCTGTCGTACTACGACGGCATCCGCGCCGACCGGCTGCCCGCCGCGCTGGTGCAGGGCCAGCGCGACTTCTTCGGAGCACACACCTACAAGCGCATCGACAAGCCGGGCACCTTCCACACGCTGTGGTCGGGCGACCGCACCGAGATCGAGGCCGAGGACACGCACTGA
- a CDS encoding NAD(P)-dependent oxidoreductase — protein MTVTTHRLGVIGLGAMGHPMSARLLADRGHLVITSRREQPELTSAGAELVGTPRELAERVDAVLTMLPDLPELEALIDGPDGLLAGAGDLLIMIGSTSSAPGVRDLADRLHTRTDGRVRVVDCPVSGGVDGATAGTLSIMLGGSDDDAARAAELLAPCGTPVHLGPLGAGEVAKACNQLVVSATILALSEATVLADRSGLDLEAMWTLLGGGYAGSNLLRSRKEKLVTGDDSPSGIARYMVKDLGFAHDIAESTGTAAVLLPALRAAFDELVASGWGERDISVARRFIAERDTRTA, from the coding sequence ATGACAGTCACGACACACCGGCTCGGCGTGATCGGCCTCGGCGCGATGGGGCACCCGATGTCCGCGCGCCTCCTCGCCGACCGCGGACATCTCGTCATCACCTCGCGCCGGGAACAGCCCGAGCTGACCTCCGCAGGGGCCGAGCTCGTCGGCACCCCGCGCGAACTCGCCGAGCGCGTCGACGCCGTACTCACGATGCTGCCCGATCTGCCCGAACTCGAGGCCCTGATCGACGGACCCGACGGCCTGCTCGCCGGCGCAGGCGACCTGCTGATCATGATCGGCTCCACGTCGTCGGCCCCCGGCGTGCGCGATCTCGCCGACCGGCTGCACACCCGTACGGACGGTCGCGTCCGCGTCGTGGACTGCCCCGTCTCCGGCGGGGTCGACGGCGCCACCGCCGGCACACTGTCGATCATGCTCGGCGGGTCCGACGACGACGCGGCGCGCGCCGCAGAGCTGCTCGCGCCGTGCGGCACTCCGGTGCACCTCGGGCCGCTCGGCGCCGGCGAGGTCGCGAAGGCCTGCAACCAGCTGGTCGTCTCCGCCACGATCCTCGCGCTCTCGGAGGCGACCGTGCTCGCCGACCGCTCGGGCCTCGACCTGGAGGCGATGTGGACTCTGCTCGGCGGCGGCTACGCGGGCTCGAATCTGCTGCGCAGCCGCAAGGAGAAGCTGGTCACCGGTGACGACTCCCCCAGCGGCATCGCCCGGTACATGGTGAAGGACCTCGGGTTCGCGCACGACATCGCGGAATCGACGGGGACCGCCGCCGTGCTGCTTCCCGCCCTCCGCGCCGCGTTCGACGAACTCGTCGCATCGGGTTGGGGCGAGCGCGACATCAGCGTCGCCCGGCGCTTCATCGCCGAACGCGACACACGAACCGCCTGA
- a CDS encoding D-2-hydroxyacid dehydrogenase, with translation MTTEQQHQANAGSLRVVAPVPLRPDLADLIERLEPRVRMVLATELVRPMRGPADWSGDPAFTRSAEQQRAFDDLIDSADALFGIPDVDPAALARTVRANPGLRWVMTTAAGGGSQVKAAGLDREELDRVVFSTSAGVHGGPLAEFAVLGVLAGAKDLPRLQEDQRGDRWSPRWEMRQLDEMTVLVVGLGGIGRECARRFHALGATVWGTSRSGAPVPGVDRLVSLDDLVVAAAEADAIVVTLPGTDQTHHLIGAEVLAAVRPGTILASVGRGTVIDESALLEALDAGRIAFAAMDVFEVEPLPAESPLWQHPRVLVSPHTAALSSKEEERIARRFAAEATRLLDGRPLQAEVDTVEFY, from the coding sequence ATGACGACCGAGCAACAGCACCAGGCGAACGCGGGATCGCTGCGGGTGGTGGCACCCGTTCCGCTGCGACCGGATCTCGCGGACCTGATCGAGAGGCTCGAGCCGAGGGTGCGCATGGTCCTGGCGACGGAGCTGGTCAGGCCGATGCGCGGTCCGGCCGACTGGTCGGGCGACCCCGCCTTCACCCGCTCCGCAGAGCAGCAGCGCGCGTTCGATGATCTCATCGACTCCGCCGACGCTCTCTTCGGCATCCCCGATGTGGATCCGGCGGCGCTCGCGCGCACGGTGCGCGCCAATCCGGGCCTGCGCTGGGTGATGACCACCGCCGCGGGTGGCGGGTCCCAGGTGAAGGCGGCCGGACTCGATCGCGAGGAGCTGGACCGCGTGGTGTTCAGCACCAGCGCCGGCGTGCACGGCGGGCCGCTCGCGGAGTTCGCGGTGCTCGGGGTGCTCGCCGGGGCGAAGGATCTGCCCCGGCTGCAGGAGGATCAGCGCGGCGATCGCTGGAGTCCGCGCTGGGAGATGCGTCAGCTCGATGAGATGACCGTGCTCGTGGTCGGTCTCGGCGGCATCGGCAGGGAGTGCGCCCGGCGCTTCCATGCGCTCGGCGCCACGGTGTGGGGCACCAGCAGATCGGGGGCGCCGGTGCCCGGCGTCGACCGGCTCGTGTCGCTGGACGATCTCGTCGTCGCGGCCGCCGAGGCGGATGCGATCGTCGTCACGCTGCCGGGCACGGATCAGACGCATCACCTGATCGGCGCGGAGGTGCTGGCCGCCGTGCGGCCCGGTACGATCCTCGCGAGCGTCGGGCGGGGCACCGTCATCGATGAGAGCGCCCTGCTGGAGGCGCTCGACGCCGGACGCATCGCCTTCGCCGCGATGGACGTCTTCGAGGTGGAACCGCTGCCCGCGGAGTCGCCGCTGTGGCAGCATCCGCGCGTGCTGGTGAGCCCGCACACCGCGGCCCTCAGCTCGAAGGAGGAGGAGCGCATCGCCCGGCGCTTCGCCGCCGAGGCGACGCGCCTTCTCGACGGCCGGCCGCTGCAGGCGGAAGTCGATACTGTCGAGTTCTACTGA
- a CDS encoding IclR family transcriptional regulator, translated as MTDEAETRDGRDPAPAVTRAIRLLGLLAEAEDPRTLTELAAGLGLAKSSTTNLCLALEAGGMIDRTPLGYRLGKRTAELGGAFAAQFNQVREFYDVCDSSPVLRSELVQVAMLDGTDALYLARHEGSRSLRLGTPLGSRLPAALSAAGRALLMTMSDAEVERMLGDAPGFPEITEHSIRSLPELLAVLQTARERGWALDEEGSFGGVVGVAVPLPGWAPSDPPLALGAAIPVAAAGFARIERVGAALIDAAAALTNPFSAATRGARATRG; from the coding sequence ATGACCGACGAAGCCGAGACCCGCGACGGTCGTGATCCCGCACCGGCGGTGACGCGTGCCATCCGCCTGCTGGGTCTTCTCGCCGAGGCGGAGGACCCGCGCACGCTCACGGAGCTCGCCGCCGGACTCGGACTGGCGAAGTCGTCGACGACGAACCTGTGCCTCGCGCTCGAGGCGGGCGGGATGATCGACCGCACGCCGCTCGGCTATCGGCTGGGCAAGCGCACCGCCGAGCTGGGCGGTGCCTTCGCCGCCCAGTTCAACCAGGTGCGCGAGTTCTACGACGTCTGCGACTCGTCTCCGGTGCTGCGATCCGAGCTCGTGCAGGTCGCGATGCTGGACGGCACGGATGCTCTCTATCTGGCGCGTCACGAGGGCTCCAGGTCGCTGAGACTGGGCACTCCGCTCGGCTCGCGCCTTCCGGCCGCGCTGTCCGCCGCCGGTCGTGCGCTGCTGATGACCATGTCCGACGCGGAGGTCGAGCGGATGCTGGGCGATGCGCCCGGGTTCCCGGAGATCACCGAGCACAGCATCCGTTCGCTGCCGGAGCTGCTCGCGGTGCTGCAGACCGCTCGGGAGCGCGGTTGGGCGCTCGACGAGGAGGGGTCGTTCGGCGGCGTGGTCGGGGTCGCGGTGCCGCTGCCGGGCTGGGCGCCGTCGGATCCGCCGCTCGCCCTGGGCGCGGCGATCCCCGTCGCGGCGGCCGGGTTCGCCAGGATCGAGCGGGTCGGCGCGGCACTCATCGATGCCGCCGCGGCGCTGACGAACCCGTTCAGCGCCGCCACCCGCGGTGCCCGCGCCACCCGCGGCTGA
- a CDS encoding MFS transporter: MNASGADQDVIRDDPEYAANLRRATLASSIGSALEYFDFALYGLSTALIFNVLFFPQEDKGMATVAAFATFGVGFLARPLGGLFFGMLGDRLGRKWVLVTTIVLMGGASTAIGLLPTYAVVGIWAPILLVIMRLLQGFGAGAEQAGATVLMAEYSPVRRRGFFSALPFIGIQAGTALAAIVFAGISLLPQDQLLSWGWRVPFLASFVLILLALFIRMRLRETPTFIELEKHDQIADRPLREIFGHGLPGVIVGIGLRMAENGGSYMFQTLGLAFFVAVVGDSADRSLLTWGVTVGSLIGVFSVPFTGHLSDRFGRRAVYRFGAVFMLLYAFPAWWMLSLGNHVLAIVVIAIGIGVAVNSMLGPQCAMLPELFGNRHRYLGVAMARELSAVLAGGLAGVLGAYLLAVSGNNWILLATYMTVLALITTTSTFLAPETLRRDLTRIDDAVKVSRNESGEGVDATTVAVTSITR; encoded by the coding sequence ATGAACGCAAGCGGAGCCGATCAGGACGTCATCCGCGACGATCCCGAGTACGCGGCCAACCTGCGCCGCGCGACGCTCGCGTCGAGTATCGGCAGCGCCCTGGAGTACTTCGACTTCGCGCTGTACGGACTGTCCACCGCGCTGATCTTCAACGTGCTGTTCTTCCCGCAGGAGGACAAGGGCATGGCGACGGTGGCGGCGTTCGCGACCTTCGGCGTCGGGTTCCTGGCCCGCCCGCTCGGCGGACTGTTCTTCGGAATGCTCGGCGACAGGCTCGGCCGCAAGTGGGTGCTCGTGACCACGATCGTGCTGATGGGCGGCGCATCCACCGCGATCGGCCTGCTGCCGACCTACGCGGTCGTCGGCATCTGGGCACCGATCCTGCTGGTGATCATGCGCCTGCTGCAGGGCTTCGGGGCCGGTGCGGAGCAGGCGGGCGCCACGGTGCTGATGGCCGAGTACTCGCCGGTGCGCCGGCGCGGCTTCTTCTCCGCGCTGCCGTTCATCGGCATCCAGGCGGGCACCGCCCTCGCCGCGATCGTGTTCGCCGGCATCTCGCTGCTGCCGCAGGACCAGCTGCTCTCGTGGGGCTGGCGGGTGCCGTTCCTGGCGTCCTTCGTGCTGATCCTGCTGGCCCTGTTCATCCGGATGCGGCTGCGCGAGACGCCCACGTTCATCGAGCTGGAGAAGCACGATCAGATCGCCGACCGGCCGCTGCGTGAGATCTTCGGGCACGGTCTTCCCGGCGTGATCGTCGGCATCGGACTGCGGATGGCCGAGAACGGCGGCTCGTACATGTTCCAGACTCTGGGCCTGGCCTTCTTCGTCGCCGTGGTGGGCGACTCGGCCGACCGCAGCCTGCTCACCTGGGGCGTCACCGTCGGCTCGCTGATCGGCGTGTTCAGCGTGCCGTTCACCGGTCACCTCTCCGACCGGTTCGGCCGCCGCGCGGTGTACCGCTTCGGCGCCGTGTTCATGCTGCTCTACGCTTTCCCCGCCTGGTGGATGCTGTCGCTCGGCAATCACGTCCTCGCGATCGTCGTGATCGCGATCGGCATCGGCGTCGCGGTGAACTCCATGCTCGGCCCGCAGTGCGCGATGCTGCCGGAGCTGTTCGGCAACCGGCACCGCTACCTCGGTGTCGCCATGGCGCGCGAACTGTCCGCGGTGCTGGCCGGCGGCCTCGCCGGGGTGCTCGGCGCCTACCTGCTCGCGGTGAGCGGCAACAACTGGATCCTGCTGGCCACCTACATGACCGTGCTCGCACTGATCACGACGACGTCCACGTTCCTCGCCCCGGAGACGCTGCGCCGCGACCTGACCCGCATCGACGATGCCGTGAAGGTCTCGCGCAACGAGTCCGGCGAGGGCGTCGACGCGACCACCGTCGCGGTGACCTCGATCACGCGATGA
- a CDS encoding SDR family oxidoreductase: MNLPSGLRAFDLTGRRTLVTGSTRGIGRVLAEGLADAGATVVVHGRDAGAAVAVADEIARTTGGQTHSAAFDITDPAAVDAGIGRIEDAIGGLDVLVNNAGIQRRAPLPEFSDADWDDLIRTNLGAVFTLSRRVSRGMIEQGSGKLIQIGSVQSQLARPSIAAYSATKGAVVMLTKGLCADLGPHGIQANVVAPGYFATELTSALVEDEQFSAWVRGRTPAGRWGDTKDLIGAAVFLASSASDFVNGQTLYVDGGMTAVV; the protein is encoded by the coding sequence ATGAATCTGCCGTCCGGACTGCGCGCCTTCGACCTCACAGGTCGGCGCACCCTGGTCACCGGGTCCACACGCGGGATCGGGCGGGTCCTCGCCGAAGGGCTGGCCGATGCCGGCGCGACGGTCGTCGTGCACGGGCGGGATGCCGGCGCGGCCGTGGCGGTCGCCGACGAGATCGCTCGGACCACCGGAGGACAGACGCACTCGGCCGCGTTCGACATCACGGATCCCGCTGCGGTGGATGCGGGGATCGGTCGCATCGAGGATGCGATCGGCGGCCTGGACGTGCTGGTCAACAACGCCGGCATCCAGCGCCGCGCGCCGCTGCCGGAGTTCTCCGACGCCGACTGGGACGACCTGATCCGCACCAACCTCGGTGCCGTCTTCACCCTGTCCCGCCGTGTCTCGCGCGGCATGATCGAGCAGGGGTCGGGGAAGCTCATCCAGATCGGCTCGGTGCAGTCGCAGCTCGCCCGTCCGTCGATCGCGGCGTACTCCGCGACCAAGGGCGCCGTCGTGATGCTCACGAAGGGCCTGTGCGCCGATCTCGGTCCGCACGGCATCCAAGCGAACGTCGTCGCCCCGGGCTACTTCGCCACCGAGCTGACGAGCGCTCTCGTCGAGGACGAGCAGTTCTCAGCCTGGGTGCGCGGCCGCACGCCCGCAGGCCGCTGGGGCGACACGAAGGACCTCATCGGCGCGGCGGTCTTCCTGGCGAGTTCGGCGAGCGACTTCGTGAACGGCCAGACGCTGTACGTGGACGGCGGAATGACGGCGGTGGTCTGA
- a CDS encoding fumarylacetoacetate hydrolase family protein has translation MLIGRVLTAAGASYVRVDGERLVPVDDPFAAFADGRMPGDAGFPVTGEILAPCEPRVVIGIAQNGVEHPAPVQAWLKSPHTVVPHGAAVRLRRDAGETVAEGEIAVVIGRSTDGLTAQNAHEYVLGATAVNDLSSPERTVLDPRNFESKSGEGYTPLGPWIDTEADLDDIGLELTVGDAQTIVTAASALPSSIRDCLAYVASWSVLHPGDVVMTGAPFSQAPVRPGETMTVRVGQAVLVTPTT, from the coding sequence ATGCTGATCGGACGAGTGCTCACCGCCGCCGGCGCGAGCTACGTGCGCGTGGACGGCGAACGGCTGGTCCCGGTCGATGATCCGTTCGCGGCGTTCGCCGACGGCCGGATGCCGGGGGACGCGGGCTTCCCGGTCACGGGTGAGATCCTCGCGCCGTGCGAGCCGCGGGTCGTGATCGGCATCGCGCAGAACGGTGTCGAGCATCCTGCGCCTGTGCAGGCCTGGCTGAAGAGCCCGCACACCGTCGTGCCGCACGGTGCCGCCGTGCGGCTGCGGCGGGATGCCGGCGAGACGGTGGCCGAAGGCGAGATCGCCGTGGTGATCGGACGGAGCACGGACGGGCTGACCGCGCAGAACGCGCATGAGTACGTGCTCGGAGCCACTGCGGTCAACGACCTGTCCAGCCCCGAGCGCACGGTGCTGGACCCGCGCAACTTCGAGTCCAAGTCCGGCGAGGGCTATACGCCGCTCGGGCCGTGGATCGACACGGAAGCCGATCTGGACGACATCGGCCTGGAGCTGACGGTCGGCGATGCGCAGACGATCGTCACTGCCGCGTCCGCGCTGCCGTCCTCCATCCGCGACTGCCTGGCGTACGTCGCCTCCTGGTCCGTTCTGCACCCCGGCGACGTCGTCATGACGGGTGCACCGTTCTCACAGGCGCCGGTGCGACCGGGGGAGACCATGACGGTACGCGTCGGACAGGCCGTTCTCGTCACGCCGACGACCTGA